The following DNA comes from Rhodohalobacter mucosus.
GATGCCAGGATCGGTAGGAATGCCGCAGCAGTAGCCGTATTGCTTGTGATCTCCGTCAGAAACACCACAATGGCAATGGTACTCAGCAGCAGAAGAAACAGGGGTATCGCTTCCAGTCCGCTTACCGCTTCACCTATCCATGCAGCAAGGCCCGAAGAGCTGATCGCCATGGCAAGGCTCAATCCGCCTCCAAACAGAATTAGAATTCCCCACGGCAGTTCCTTCAGGTCACTCCATGTAATCAGCCTCCTGCCCGAATCGGTTCCGCCCGGAATGATAAAAAGGGAAACCCCTGCAGCTATGGCGATGCCTGCATCCGACAAACCCGGAACCGCACCGCTCAGTAGTGGTCTGAAAATCCATAAAAGTGCGGTAATCACAAATACGGCTGCAACGCGAATCTCCGGTTTTGTAACAGACCCAAGCTTCTCAAGCTGTGCCTCAATAATACCGCTGCCACCGGGCAGCTCTTTGAGCGCGATGGGATAAGTGAACTTGGTGAGCACCACAAACATCACAGGCAGCATAATAAGCATCAAGGGAACACCGACGAGAAGCCACTGCGCAAAACCAATTTCAATACTGTAGGTCTCAAACATAAAGGCCGCCAGAAGGGCATTGGGCGGAGTTCCTATAAGCGTGCCGATGCCTCCGATATTACACGCATAGGCAATAGCCAGAATAAGGGCGATCTGAAAATTGGCGACTCCGCTGCCCGATGCGGCTCCGGACCCATCAGGATCTTCTTCGGCAATTTGCAGCACCGACATGGCTATGGGAAGCATCATCAATGCGGTTGCTGTATTGCTGACCCACATACTCAGAAAAGCGGATGCAATGATAAAACCGATGATTATGGAGGTTGGTTTTACACCCACATAATGGACAATCCTCAAAGCAATGCGCCTGTGCAGGTTCCATTTCTGCATGGCAATGGCAATTATAAAGCCACCCATAAACAGAAATATCAATGGGTTTGCGTAGGGTGCCGTTGTGTCGGAGATAACGGCTATATCTAAAACGGGAAAAAGTACAATCGGCAACAGTGCGGTTGCATAAATAGGTATGGCTTCCGATATCCACCATGTAGCCATCAGGGCGGCAACGGCGGCTGTTTTCCAGGCAGCACCCTCCAGGCCTGCGGGCGCCGGCACCATGAGAAGCACCACAAAGAACACAATACCCAGGATAAAGCCGAGCTGATTTGAATCGAAAAACCGCAGATTCATTCCGTCATGTTATGTTTGGTAGATGGTTGTTTCAATATTCAGAGGATAGACAGCGCCAAAGCTGCCTACCCCTAAGGAAAGTTATCGGCTGTGTAAAAATTTAGAAACTGGTTGATTCAAAAATGGCTTTCATCATCTTCTCATACGCGGGAGTAAGCGTTATTGACCTTCGTTCCATCATTCGGCTCATGGCTTCAACGGCTTTTTCAAAATGGTAGGGCACCATGTCGTGCCCGCTTACCCAGCTGAATGAGGGGACATGTTTGGGGGGGTACCCGTCGGAGAAAAGGTTGCAGCATACACCGCAAAGAGTGCCTGTATTCAGCATCGAGTTGATACCCGTTTTACTGTGGTCTCCCATGATGGTACCGATAAATTGCTGGCCCGTATCTGTATCACGGCCCGTTTTCCAGTCGGATACTTTCACGGAGCTGTAGTTGTTTTTGAGATTCGATGTGTTGGTGTCGGCACCCAGATTGCACCACTGGCCAAAAACGGAATTACCCGCATATCCGTCGTGCGCTTTGTTGGAGTATGAATGAAATATAGAATTCGATATTTCACCTCCTACCTTGCAAACGGGACCGATTGTCGTGTCTTCGTATATCCTGGCACCCATTTTTACAACCGACTTTTCACATATGGCAGAAGGGCCTCTAATGATGGAATTGGCCATGATATGCGCATTTTTTCCGATGTAGATCGGTCCGTTATCTGCCAGCAGCATGGCACCGGGCTCAATTTTCGCTCCCTCTTCGATGTAGATTCTGTCAGGATTCGTGAAAACCGTGTGCGGAAAGATATCCTCTTCTCCATAAGCAATTTTACCTGAGATGCTGATGTCGAACAAGATCTGCTCACCGTTCATCTGAAAGAGCTCCCAGATATTTTTTAGGATGACAAGCTCCGTTTCGTGAAGCTCCTGTTGTGCACCCTTGAACGAGTTCAGCTGTATGCCCTTCTTCATCCAAGAGCGATGTGTTTTAAGATCCACCAGGGCGGCGACCAGTATGCCTTCGTGAGTGATATATTCCATCATGTCCAGATCCCTAACTCTATCAGCTAAAACGGGTAACGGCACATATCTCGGATTAATCCAAAGTACGCCGTCCGGTTTGTTTTTAAGTTCAGGTTCCGGGAAAACCCCTTTTAAATGTTCGCGCAGGGGACCGCAAAAATCCCGGTCTGACTTCAGGGCATACGACCACTTTTCTGCCAGCGTAAAAACTCCCACGCGCAGATCGTACA
Coding sequences within:
- a CDS encoding SLC13 family permease, whose protein sequence is MNLRFFDSNQLGFILGIVFFVVLLMVPAPAGLEGAAWKTAAVAALMATWWISEAIPIYATALLPIVLFPVLDIAVISDTTAPYANPLIFLFMGGFIIAIAMQKWNLHRRIALRIVHYVGVKPTSIIIGFIIASAFLSMWVSNTATALMMLPIAMSVLQIAEEDPDGSGAASGSGVANFQIALILAIAYACNIGGIGTLIGTPPNALLAAFMFETYSIEIGFAQWLLVGVPLMLIMLPVMFVVLTKFTYPIALKELPGGSGIIEAQLEKLGSVTKPEIRVAAVFVITALLWIFRPLLSGAVPGLSDAGIAIAAGVSLFIIPGGTDSGRRLITWSDLKELPWGILILFGGGLSLAMAISSSGLAAWIGEAVSGLEAIPLFLLLLSTIAIVVFLTEITSNTATAAAFLPILASSALGIGQNPMLFVIPAAVAASCAFMLPVATPPNAIVYGSGKVNIPDMAKAGLWLNIFVSFLLTIACYTLLGWVFGIEPNMVPDWAR
- a CDS encoding putative sugar nucleotidyl transferase, whose amino-acid sequence is MNIDYCLFEDEFLDNFHPLTLTRPMYDLRVGVFTLAEKWSYALKSDRDFCGPLREHLKGVFPEPELKNKPDGVLWINPRYVPLPVLADRVRDLDMMEYITHEGILVAALVDLKTHRSWMKKGIQLNSFKGAQQELHETELVILKNIWELFQMNGEQILFDISISGKIAYGEEDIFPHTVFTNPDRIYIEEGAKIEPGAMLLADNGPIYIGKNAHIMANSIIRGPSAICEKSVVKMGARIYEDTTIGPVCKVGGEISNSIFHSYSNKAHDGYAGNSVFGQWCNLGADTNTSNLKNNYSSVKVSDWKTGRDTDTGQQFIGTIMGDHSKTGINSMLNTGTLCGVCCNLFSDGYPPKHVPSFSWVSGHDMVPYHFEKAVEAMSRMMERRSITLTPAYEKMMKAIFESTSF